The window CGTACGGGTGGAACCGGCAGGCCGGACCCCGCGCGGCCACCGCCCTGACCGTCGCCTACGTCGCCGCGTTCGCCGGATCGCACCCGCTGGCCAAGAAGGTCGGGGCCTGGCCCGCCGTGTTCACCGTGGCCGGCGGCGTCGCCGCCGCGTCCTGGGCCGTCACCCGGCGCGGCGCCTGAGACGACGCACACCGCTCCCCGAGGGAACCCCGCCGCACAGAAAAACCGTGCCGGGGGATTGAACACGGGCGCCGCGGGGTGCGTACTGAACAGCAACTCCCCGCACGACCCGGGGGCGTGCTCGTACGACAGGACGGGCACGCCCCCGGTCAGCCCCCCAGGGCCCGCGACACGGAGTAGATCGCCAGACCCGCGAGCGCGCCGACCACGGTGCCGTTGATCCGGATGAACTGCAGGTCGCGGCCGATGTGCGCCTCGATCTTCTTCGACGTCTGACGGGCGTCCCAGCCGGCCACGGTGTCACTGATCAGCGAGGTGATCTCGGTGCGGTACGTCGTGACGACGTACGCCGCCGCGTCCTCCAGCCACCCCTCCAGCTTCGCCTGCAGCCGCTCGTCCGTCGACAGCCGCGCGCCGAGGGAGATCAGCGAGGCCCTGGCCCGCAGCCGCAGCTCGCTGCGCTCGTCCTCGGCCGCCGCCAGGATCATCGAACGCACGGACGACCAGGCCGACGCGATGACGTCCTGGACCTCGCCGCGCCCCAGGATCTCCGACTTCAGCCGGTCGACCCGGGCCCGGGTGTCGCCGTCCGTCTGGAGGTCGGCGGCGAAGTCGGTCAGAAACGTGTCGATCGAGCCGCGCGCCGGATGCCCCGGCATGTCCCGCATCTCCGTGACGAAGCGCAGCAGCTCCTTGTAGACCCGCTCCCCCACCCGCTTGTCGACGAAGCGCGGGGTCCAGCCGGGCGCCCCGCCCTGCACCGCGTCCATGACGGAGTCGCCGTGCAGCACCAGCCAGTCGTGCGCCCGCACGCAGACGAGATCGACGACCCGGCGGTGCCCGCCGTCCGCGACGATCCTCTCCAGCATCTTGCCCATGCCCGGACCGACTTCCGCGGCGT is drawn from Streptomyces sp. NBC_00178 and contains these coding sequences:
- a CDS encoding DUF445 domain-containing protein encodes the protein MEQDAGQGTGRGPDGHGAGRPESAPPGIGAGRPGAEPGGAPPGTSGVRPSGLPLGGFAYTAADEEKQRGVRRMKTTATGLLLLVALVYVLATWAENSGVGGWPGYVAAAAEAGMVGALADWFAVTALFRRPLGLPIPHTAIIPTKKDQLGESLGSFVGENFLSGDVVRDRIHALGVGARLGAWLAEPAHADRVTAELATALRGALTVLRDSDVQAVVGEAITRRADAAEVGPGMGKMLERIVADGGHRRVVDLVCVRAHDWLVLHGDSVMDAVQGGAPGWTPRFVDKRVGERVYKELLRFVTEMRDMPGHPARGSIDTFLTDFAADLQTDGDTRARVDRLKSEILGRGEVQDVIASAWSSVRSMILAAAEDERSELRLRARASLISLGARLSTDERLQAKLEGWLEDAAAYVVTTYRTEITSLISDTVAGWDARQTSKKIEAHIGRDLQFIRINGTVVGALAGLAIYSVSRALGG